AACGGGGGGTTTCCGGACGAGGTTCGGGCCGCGAGCATTGAAGACATGGCAGTGCTCTCACGCACGCATGTTCGGTCGGCTGCGTGCGTGGCCGATGTCGCCGTCGAGTTGACCCGATGGCCCGACCTGGTCGTCAGCCGTACACGCAAATCCATCAGATTCCACGCGGGAGGCCGCGAGATCATCCGCATGTCGGGCGATCACACCGCGGAGCTCCTTCTGACCACCCCCGTCATCGACCGATGGGCCAAGGTCCTCGCCGGGTCGCACCGCGTCACCGAGGGGCACAACGCCGGATGGATCCGGGTAGAGATCGAGGACCGCACGGACGCCCAGATGTTCCTTTCGCTGGTCAGCGTGGCCTTGAAGGCCAACGAGGAACGCGAGCCCGGCCACCGCTGAGGCGGTGGCCGGCCCGCCGGGCGCTCAGCCCAGGCTCGTCGTGGCGAGCTTGGCCCCGAATCCGACGAAGAGTACGCCCACCCCCGAGGTCAGCCCCGCCGACAGCCTCCTGCGCCGCCGGAACTGGTTCGCGAGATACACGCCGCCGAAAATCAGCGTGGAGAGATACAGCATGCTGAACAGCTGACATATCGCGCCCAGGATCAGGAACGACACCACGGGCGCCCCGTAGTGCGGATCCACGAACTGCACGAAGAACGAGATGAAGAACAGGATGGCCTTCGGGTTCAGCAGGCTGATCGTGAGGGCCTTCCTGAACGGGTCGGCGAGGTCGGCCACCGGCGCGACCTCCCGCACCCGCTCGGCGCCGCCGCGCCGGTTCCCGAGCGCCGAGCGGATCATCCCGAGGCCGATCCAGGCGAGGTACCCCGCGCCGGCGTACTTGACGGCGTTGAACAGCGGCGGCGTCGACTGCAGCAGCGAGGCGACGCCCGCCGCCGAGAGGACCATCAGGACGGTGTCGCCGGCGAAGACCCCGGCGGCCGCGCGATATCCGGCGCGGACGCCGCGCTGGGCGCCGGTGGTGAGCACATAGAGGGAATTGGGGCCGGGGAGAAGGATGATCAGGAAAGCCCCGATCACGTAGGTCCAGATATTGGTGATGCCGAAGAACATGCGGCCTAGCTCCGTAGTCACGAGGGATGTATCACGTTATACACGGACGCATCCCGCTCCCTCGGCGCAGGCCGCGTCCTCCTCCCCGTCGGCCCCCGGCCGCCTCACAAATACCAGAGGCCCCCGTGCGCCTGCTGGTATCCGAGCGTGCGGTACACCGCGTTCACCAGGGACTGCCCCCGCTCGTTCACCCCGAGCCCCGAGCCCTGCAGGTTCATCGAGTAGCCGAACGACAGGCGCGGCACCGGGTCGGCGAAGCCGAGCGAGCCGCCCATGCCGGAGTGCCCGAACGCGTCCTCCGACAGCAGCACCCCCTCGCCGTCGGGACCGGGCAGGTGCCGGTTGTCGCTGCCCTTCATGAAGCCCAGCGTCCAGCGCGTCGGCACGAGCAGCGCCGCGTCCACCTGGGTGGCCGCCGCGACCGAGCCCATCATCGCGAGCTGGTCAGGGGACACCAGCCCGCCGCCCACGGCCAGCGGCCG
The Sphaerisporangium krabiense genome window above contains:
- the leuE gene encoding leucine efflux protein LeuE; its protein translation is MFFGITNIWTYVIGAFLIILLPGPNSLYVLTTGAQRGVRAGYRAAAGVFAGDTVLMVLSAAGVASLLQSTPPLFNAVKYAGAGYLAWIGLGMIRSALGNRRGGAERVREVAPVADLADPFRKALTISLLNPKAILFFISFFVQFVDPHYGAPVVSFLILGAICQLFSMLYLSTLIFGGVYLANQFRRRRRLSAGLTSGVGVLFVGFGAKLATTSLG
- a CDS encoding luciferase domain-containing protein; the protein is MADVAVELTRWPDLVVSRTRKSIRFHAGGREIIRMSGDHTAELLLTTPVIDRWAKVLAGSHRVTEGHNAGWIRVEIEDRTDAQMFLSLVSVALKANEEREPGHR